DNA from Nitrospirota bacterium:
TTTCATACCAAAGGGCATGAAGACCGAAGAGGCCCTTGATATCATGATCTCCCGGATGCGTGAAAAGCTCACGGATAAACTGAATGCCCGTGCAGAGGAGCTTGGCATGACCGAGAACCTGGTCCTGACCCTGGCCTCGATCATAGAGAAAGAGGCTGTTGTTGACAGCGAACGGGAACTGATCTCGGCTGTCTATCATAACCGACTCAGAAAGAATATGCTTCTCCAGGCAGACCCTACGGCGATCTATGGCGTTAAGAGCTCGAAGGAAAAGATCACGCTGACCGACCTCAAGCGCAAGACTCTTTATAATACCTATGTTAATAAAGGGCTTCCTCCCGGTCCTATTGCCTCACCAGGCATTAAATCGATCACGGCAGCACTCTATCCGGCGAATGTGCCCTACATATATTTTGTTGCTCAGGATGACCGCTCGCATCGGTTCTCCGAAACTGCAGCGCAGCATGCAGAGGCGGTAAAACGCTATCGCATGTTGAAGCAGGAGAAAAGGCATAACGCAAAGGAAGGCAGCAATGGCAACGGCCCATCGTAACAGGACAAGAAAACTTCAGGTCGGGAATGTCCCGGTAGGCGGAGGCAGCCCTATATCCGTACAGTCCATGTCAAAGACAGATACCAGAGATGCGGCGGCAACAGCGCGCCAGATACGGAGGCTTGCAAAGGCAGGGTGTGAGATCATCAGGGTGGCAGTCCCGGACATGGAAGCTGCTCAGGCATTGGGAAAGATCAGAAAGGCAATACCCATACCCCTGATCGCGGATATTCACTTTGACTGGAGGCTTGCGCTTGAGGCGATCAGTCAGGGGGTTGACGGTCTGCGGATCAACCCTGGAAACATAGGTGCACGCTGGAAAGTGGTTCAGGTTGTATCCGCCTGCAAGGATAAGGGCATACCCATACGCATTGGAGTGAATGCCGGCTCTCTTGAAAAGGACCTGCTCAGGAAATACGGGCACCCCACCCCTGAGGCACTCGTGGAAAGCGCAGCAGAACATATCAATATTCTGGAAAGCCTGGACTTCAGGGAGATAAAGGTATCGCTTAAGGCCTCTAATGTCCCGACCACGGTTGACGCTTATCGTCTTTTTGCAAAGAAGTTCAAATACCCGCTCCATATAGGCATATCAGAGGCTGGCCCTTCCTTTACCGGAATTATCAAGAGCTCTGTTGGTCTCGGTATTCTCCTTTCGGACGGCATTGGTGATACCATGAGGGTCTCTCTGTCAGCCGATCCTGTGCAGGAGGTGCGCGTTGCCTACGAGATACTCAAGTCTCTTGGGCTCAGGCAGAAGGGTGCGAATATCATCTCCTGTCCAACCTGCGGCAGATGCCAGATCGACATAAGAGGGCTGGCTGCAAAGGTCGAGAATGAACTCAAGGATACGGATAAGCAGGTGACCGTTGCTGTTATGGGCTGCGTGGTGAACGGCCCGGGAGAGGCCCGCGAGGCTGATATCGGTATAGCCGGAGGAAAAGGCACGGGTATTCTTTTCCGGAAGGGCAAGGTCGTAAAGACGGTCAAGGAAAAAGAAATGCTTAAGGAACTTATGAACGAGATCAGAAAAGGTAAGTGATATTAGGGATCTCCTAAGTGAATAGACAAAGAGTAAGAAAATCTCCCCTCGCCCCTCTTTTCCAAAGAGGGGAATTATCCCTCCCTTTGAAAAAGGGGGGTTAGGAGGGATTTTACAAATCAATGTCTTCATTATTATGAAACTGTTAATAACTGAAATATGGAAATAATCAGAATTCCGAGGATCATGCAGGATACATCGCGAGGCCACCTGCTCCGCAGCAGGACCATCGGTTTTGTGCCTACCATGGGAGCACTTCATGATGGACATTTGAGCCTTGTCAGGATGTCCAGAGAGGAAAATAACGTAACCGCGGTGAGTATCTATGTGAACCCGACCCAGTTTGGACCCTCTGAGGACCTTACCAAATATCCGAGACCGATTGAGGCTGATATCGAGAGGCTCAGGGAGGAAGCTGTCGATATTCTCTTTCTCCCTGACGATACGCTTATGTACCCGGCCGGATCTTCGACAGAGATCGAGGTGAAGGGTCTTTCTGAAAGGATGTGCGGATATTTCAGACCAGGCCATTTCAAAGGGGTAGCGACTGTCGTCGCAAAGCTCTTCGCTATTGTCAGGCCGACACGGGCCTATTTCGGTCAGAAGGACTTTCAGCAGACCGTGATAATCAGGAGAATGGCAAAGGACCTGAATCTTGATGTTGATGTTGTTGTCTGCCCTACCATCAGGGAAGAGGACGGCCTTGCCTTAAGCTCACGGAACGCCTATCTGAATACGGAACAGAGAAATGCAGCAATAGTGCTGTACCGCTGCCTCAGTTATGGAGCTGAGGCCATACGATCAGGCATACGATCAGGAGTTCAGTTGCGGCAAGCCATGAAATCTCAGCTTGCGAAAGAGGCGCAGATCACCAGTGTTGATTATGTCTCGGTCTATCATCCTGATTCGCTTGAGGAGATGGAAGATCTTCAGGGAGAGGTGCTGCTTGCCGGTGCAGTGAGGATGGGGCCGACGCGGCTTATTGACAATATGCTTGTTGCTGTTCAGTAATCACTGTTCAGCGCTTCGTCAAGCCACGTCTCGCCGGTATCACCGACGCTGATGTCTCTGGTTAATTCCTTTATAACAACATAGTGGAGGCGGTAACGGACATCTTCCGGAATATCCATGAATTTTATGCCCATGCCTGATTCAGGCTGGATCTCAGCAGATATCTTTTTGGCAGATACGACCATGCAGTGCAGTTCGATCGGATCTTCGTCATCAACCGAAAGCACGATATCCATCTCAGTGCCTACGGGATAGGGATCAGCGGTCTTCAGAAATATACCTTCAACAGAAAGATTCGATGCCTGAAGATCCCGCTGTTTTCCCTTGCAGGTCATGCTTATGGTAATGCTGAGCGGTGCCCTGATATGTCTTCGTTTTATGGAATGACGAAGGCATTTCTGTATGGCAAGATAAAAGTCGGTCACATTCAGCGGTTTTTTCAGACAGGCCTGGATGTCTATCCTGTCAATGGCCGGCTTCGAAAGGCTGTTCTCCTCCGGGCTGAGCATGATAATGGGGATGTCGCGCAGATATGCGTCATTACGGATGAGGTTGAGGCACGAAACGCCGTCGATCTTGGGCAGGGTATAGTCAAGGACTATGATGGTCGGCTTCCGCTCCTTTGCAACCCGAACAGCCTCCATACCGTCAAGGGCCAGATAGACCTTGTATCCAAGTCGCTTGACAAGAATGCCGACATACATGAGGAACGATGGATTGTCATTTGCAAAGAGTATGGCATTCGAATCAGGCTGCTTCATTATTCCGGTTTCTCCTGGGGCGCTGCTTGGATCAGATTTTTTTATTATACCTTGTCTTGACGGTTGGGAAAAGGTCAATGTTGGTATGAGGGAGAAAAAGTGCCGACATATACTCATCCATGAAGCCGTGCGAGACCGAAAGTTCGATATAGGTCATTTTCATTGCGATCTCTTCTGCCTCGCGCCGCATCTTTTCGGACAGCAGGCAGAGATACGCCCCTGCAATTGAGGTATTGCCGATAAAGGAGAACTTTTCCTTTGGCATGTCAGGGAGCATGCCGATCATGATCGCCTTCTCAACATTGAGGTAGTTGCCGAATCCACCCGCAATATAGATACGCTCAACCGTATCAAGGGAGAGCCCCACTTCTTTAAGCAGAACAGACATGCCGGCATAGATCGCTGCCTTTGCACGCAGGATATTCTCAATATCCACTTCCGTAAGCACGATGTCTTTTGTTTCGCCGCGATGCAGAACAAACTCGGGGCCTTCTTCCTCACTTCTGATCCTGTCGGTATTCAGATCCAGTGCGAACTTGCCCTTCTGGTCGATGATGCCGGCAAAAAAGAATTCTGATATCGCATCGATCATGCCTGAGCCGCATATGCCCGTGGGCTGCACATTGCCGATCACGCCAAGCTCAACGTCGAAGGTCCCGGGGCTAATTTTTACCGATTCTATGGCTCCGTCAGTTGCCCTCATGCCATGCCTGATGCCGCTCCCCTCAAAGCAGGGGCCGGCCGAGGTGGCGGCGGTAATGAGCCATTCGTTATTGCCCACAACGATCTCACCGTTCGTGCCGATATCCATAAAGAGCGCTACTTCAGGATTTCTGTGCATCTTTGATGCAAGAAGACCTGCCGTGATGTCGCCGCCCACATAGCTGCCGACGCAGGGCACGGTATAGACCGGTGCCTGGTGGTTGATCAGAAGCTTTGCCGTGCCTGCACGCCATGCCGGATATGCGTTTACGGTTGGGATGTAAGGCTCCTCGCGTATCGAGGATGGGTCCAGTCCCCAGAAAAGCTGTACCATGGTGGTATTGCCGGAGATCACGGCACAGTCAATATCATCGCGGCTTATATGATTGCGCTCCATCATGGCGTTAAGCAGGCCGTTGATATCGTTCACGACAGCATTTCTCAGTTCCTGAAGAGCCCCGCCCTCTGTTGCATGTACAATTCTTGTGATGACGTCATCACCATGACGCATCTGCGAATTGTATGTAACGCCTGTATCCAGAACCGTGCCGTCAATACAGTCAACGAGATAGACGACAACGGTAGTGGTCCCGATATCAACAGCGAGGCCATAGTGTTTCACCCGTTCAGGCGAGACGATCGATATTGCCTCGAAATATTCGGTGTACGTAAGATGTACGGTCCAGTTATGCTGCCGCAGGGCCTTTGCCATGGACTGCACAAAGCCATGGGAAAAACGCATCCCCTTGATACCATGTTCGGTCAGGGCCCTCTTTACCCGCTCTACGTCGCTGATATTGTCTTCAATGGAAGGCGGCATAAGCGTAAGCATGATCTTTCTGACAGGGGGCGTCAGCGTTGGTTCTTCTGACTTGAGGAAATCGAGAAAGCCCTTTGATTTTGAGACCGCGATCTTATCGCCGATGACCAGCCTGGAGTCTTCGGGGATCTCGATATGCAGGTCTCCCTCAGGGAAGGTCGTGCATGCCAGGACCACCTTGTCCCCGATCTCTTTTTTCTTCAGTTTTGTCGCAGATTCAGTCCGGTATCCGCCCTCGAGGACCTTTACCCGGCATTTGCCGCAGACGCCTTTTCCTCCGCAGGATGCTACGAGATAGACGCCGTTATCCCGCAGTGTCTGGTATACGCTTTTGTCGGGATTTGCGGCAAGGGTCCTGCCGTCGAGTATTTTTATTTCCATTGTCTTTCATTGTATTGCTTGGCAAGAATGAAAATCAAGAAATCCTGCGGCGACGCTTTTAAACCTTGACGCTTAATATCATTCCGGGTTGGTCGCAGCGCTGATCCGGGCCCTGTTGACAAGGCTATGGGAGAGCCTATAAATTACCTTTACATTACTTTCAGGAGGCTGCCTTGGCTGATAAAATAACCGTAAAGAACCCGATTGTCGAGATGAATGGCGATGAGATGACAAGGATCATCTGGCAGTTCATCAAGGAGAAGCTCATATTCCCCTTTCTCAATATTGATCTGAAATACTATGACCTCGGCATGAAGCACAGGGATGACACTGACGATCAGGTGACCATAGATGCAGCCAATGCGATCAGGGAATTCGGCGTAGGCGTGAAATGCGCCACGATCACGCCGAATGCTGCAAGGGTAAAGGAATATAATCTCAAACAGATGTGGAAAAGTCCCAACGCCACGATCCGTTCCATGCTCGACGGCACGGTCATCAGAAAGCCGATCATTGTGAAGAATATCCCTCCCATGGTGCGGTCATGGAAAAAACCGATCATCATCGGCCGTCACGCATACGGCGATATCTATAAAAGCACTGAGCTCGTTGTTGACGGTCCGGGCAGGGCAGAACTGGTCTTTACGCCTGCAGGCGGAGGGGAGAAGAAGGTCCTCAAGATCCATGATTTTAAAAGTGCCGGTGTGATCATGGGCACCCATAATACCGAACCTTCGATCAGGAGCTTTGCAAAGGCATGCATCCAGTAT
Protein-coding regions in this window:
- the mltG gene encoding endolytic transglycosylase MltG; the encoded protein is MKKNIFLMFSATFLLFLLYAAIELFLPVQTSNKNLEIEIPKGSTFRQAVEILRSQNLIRDKRIFLVTGRLTGVDRRIRAGFYSLWTGMNPLEILKVLRKGRIIEYEMKILEGDSLLEITSVFAKTGIISPEEFMELAKDSDFLSTYDIKAPSIEGYIYPDTYFIPKGMKTEEALDIMISRMREKLTDKLNARAEELGMTENLVLTLASIIEKEAVVDSERELISAVYHNRLRKNMLLQADPTAIYGVKSSKEKITLTDLKRKTLYNTYVNKGLPPGPIASPGIKSITAALYPANVPYIYFVAQDDRSHRFSETAAQHAEAVKRYRMLKQEKRHNAKEGSNGNGPS
- the ispG gene encoding flavodoxin-dependent (E)-4-hydroxy-3-methylbut-2-enyl-diphosphate synthase, translated to MATAHRNRTRKLQVGNVPVGGGSPISVQSMSKTDTRDAAATARQIRRLAKAGCEIIRVAVPDMEAAQALGKIRKAIPIPLIADIHFDWRLALEAISQGVDGLRINPGNIGARWKVVQVVSACKDKGIPIRIGVNAGSLEKDLLRKYGHPTPEALVESAAEHINILESLDFREIKVSLKASNVPTTVDAYRLFAKKFKYPLHIGISEAGPSFTGIIKSSVGLGILLSDGIGDTMRVSLSADPVQEVRVAYEILKSLGLRQKGANIISCPTCGRCQIDIRGLAAKVENELKDTDKQVTVAVMGCVVNGPGEAREADIGIAGGKGTGILFRKGKVVKTVKEKEMLKELMNEIRKGK
- a CDS encoding pantoate--beta-alanine ligase, which encodes MEIIRIPRIMQDTSRGHLLRSRTIGFVPTMGALHDGHLSLVRMSREENNVTAVSIYVNPTQFGPSEDLTKYPRPIEADIERLREEAVDILFLPDDTLMYPAGSSTEIEVKGLSERMCGYFRPGHFKGVATVVAKLFAIVRPTRAYFGQKDFQQTVIIRRMAKDLNLDVDVVVCPTIREEDGLALSSRNAYLNTEQRNAAIVLYRCLSYGAEAIRSGIRSGVQLRQAMKSQLAKEAQITSVDYVSVYHPDSLEEMEDLQGEVLLAGAVRMGPTRLIDNMLVAVQ
- a CDS encoding response regulator, which codes for MKQPDSNAILFANDNPSFLMYVGILVKRLGYKVYLALDGMEAVRVAKERKPTIIVLDYTLPKIDGVSCLNLIRNDAYLRDIPIIMLSPEENSLSKPAIDRIDIQACLKKPLNVTDFYLAIQKCLRHSIKRRHIRAPLSITISMTCKGKQRDLQASNLSVEGIFLKTADPYPVGTEMDIVLSVDDEDPIELHCMVVSAKKISAEIQPESGMGIKFMDIPEDVRYRLHYVVIKELTRDISVGDTGETWLDEALNSDY
- a CDS encoding DUF4445 domain-containing protein produces the protein MEIKILDGRTLAANPDKSVYQTLRDNGVYLVASCGGKGVCGKCRVKVLEGGYRTESATKLKKKEIGDKVVLACTTFPEGDLHIEIPEDSRLVIGDKIAVSKSKGFLDFLKSEEPTLTPPVRKIMLTLMPPSIEDNISDVERVKRALTEHGIKGMRFSHGFVQSMAKALRQHNWTVHLTYTEYFEAISIVSPERVKHYGLAVDIGTTTVVVYLVDCIDGTVLDTGVTYNSQMRHGDDVITRIVHATEGGALQELRNAVVNDINGLLNAMMERNHISRDDIDCAVISGNTTMVQLFWGLDPSSIREEPYIPTVNAYPAWRAGTAKLLINHQAPVYTVPCVGSYVGGDITAGLLASKMHRNPEVALFMDIGTNGEIVVGNNEWLITAATSAGPCFEGSGIRHGMRATDGAIESVKISPGTFDVELGVIGNVQPTGICGSGMIDAISEFFFAGIIDQKGKFALDLNTDRIRSEEEGPEFVLHRGETKDIVLTEVDIENILRAKAAIYAGMSVLLKEVGLSLDTVERIYIAGGFGNYLNVEKAIMIGMLPDMPKEKFSFIGNTSIAGAYLCLLSEKMRREAEEIAMKMTYIELSVSHGFMDEYMSALFLPHTNIDLFPTVKTRYNKKI